A single region of the Polyangiaceae bacterium genome encodes:
- a CDS encoding DUF362 domain-containing protein — protein sequence MTRSKVAIVRTTPATVLEDYHRVMNLAGYQEVVDKSADTALKVNISWHFFYPSSSTTPWQLEGVIRAMKQDGYDPNLIHACHNRTVVIDAHLGERENKQIDVVQAHGLRNVHLYEGEEWIDVRDAVGDLTKKFLCLNEVYPKGFSIPKRFIGENILHLPTIKTHIFTTTTGAMKNAFGGLLNEHRHWTHPVIHETLVDLLMIQKKIHRGVFAVMDGTFAGDGPGPRCMVPHVKNVLLASADQVAIDAVAAKLMGFDPMKDIKFVRLGHEQGLGVGDPRDIELVGDVDLAKESWNFDGPYKKMTFASRNQHRIYWGPLKKPLEWSLKTWLAPWAYVASVTYHDLFWYPVYGKPRVEQALTSEWGRLFANWGKVQADAQGKGYPDVGRASPELVRTGVKHFMEGARLATMAVMESPELQARRRRKDLEAQA from the coding sequence ATGACTCGCTCCAAGGTCGCCATTGTTCGCACCACCCCGGCCACCGTCCTCGAGGACTACCACCGGGTGATGAACCTCGCCGGCTACCAAGAGGTGGTCGACAAGAGCGCGGATACGGCCCTCAAGGTCAACATCTCCTGGCACTTCTTCTACCCGAGCTCCTCCACCACGCCGTGGCAGCTCGAGGGCGTGATTCGGGCGATGAAGCAGGACGGCTACGATCCGAACCTGATCCACGCCTGCCACAACCGCACGGTGGTGATCGACGCGCACCTCGGGGAGCGCGAGAACAAGCAGATTGACGTGGTGCAGGCCCACGGCCTCCGCAACGTGCACCTGTACGAAGGTGAAGAGTGGATCGACGTGCGGGACGCCGTGGGCGACCTCACCAAGAAGTTCTTGTGCCTCAACGAGGTGTATCCCAAGGGCTTCTCGATCCCGAAGCGCTTCATCGGCGAGAACATCCTGCATCTGCCGACGATCAAGACGCACATCTTCACCACCACCACCGGCGCGATGAAGAACGCCTTCGGTGGTCTGCTGAACGAGCACCGGCACTGGACACACCCGGTGATCCACGAAACCCTGGTGGATCTGTTGATGATCCAGAAGAAGATCCACCGCGGTGTGTTCGCGGTGATGGACGGCACCTTCGCCGGGGACGGCCCGGGCCCGCGCTGCATGGTGCCCCACGTGAAGAACGTGCTCCTGGCCTCCGCGGATCAGGTCGCCATCGACGCGGTGGCCGCCAAGCTGATGGGCTTCGATCCGATGAAGGACATCAAGTTCGTGCGCCTGGGCCACGAGCAGGGCCTGGGCGTCGGGGATCCCCGGGACATCGAGCTGGTGGGCGACGTGGATCTGGCGAAGGAGAGCTGGAACTTCGACGGCCCGTACAAGAAGATGACCTTCGCGTCACGCAACCAGCACCGCATCTACTGGGGTCCGCTGAAGAAGCCCCTGGAGTGGTCGCTGAAGACCTGGCTCGCTCCCTGGGCCTACGTCGCGAGCGTCACCTATCACGATCTCTTCTGGTATCCGGTGTACGGCAAGCCGCGGGTGGAGCAGGCGCTCACCAGCGAGTGGGGCCGGCTGTTCGCCAACTGGGGCAAGGTGCAGGCGGACGCCCAGGGCAAGGGCTATCCGGACGTGGGCCGCGCCAGCCCGGAGCTGGTCCGCACCGGCGTGAAGCACTTCATGGAGGGGGCGCGCCTGGCCACCATGGCGGTGATGGAGTCGCCGGAGCTCCAAGCCCGACGGCGTCGAAAGGATCTGGAAGCGCAGGCGTGA
- a CDS encoding aminoacyl-tRNA deacylase — translation MKKDKSPVTPAIRALRAAGAAYVERPYDYVDKGGTTRASECLGVDEHAVVKTLVMEDEARQPLIVLMHGDCQVSTQKLARELGKKRIEPCSPEVAERHTGYKVGGTSPLGTKKRLLVYVEASIVELPVIYLNGGKRGFLIEIAPSELEKALRLTRVSVAT, via the coding sequence ATGAAGAAGGACAAGTCTCCGGTCACTCCCGCCATCCGCGCGTTGCGCGCCGCCGGCGCGGCGTACGTGGAACGGCCCTATGACTACGTGGACAAGGGTGGGACCACCCGAGCCAGCGAGTGCCTGGGGGTGGACGAGCACGCGGTGGTGAAGACCCTGGTGATGGAGGACGAAGCGCGCCAGCCGCTCATCGTGCTGATGCACGGGGACTGCCAGGTGTCGACGCAGAAGCTCGCGCGGGAGCTCGGCAAGAAACGCATCGAGCCCTGCTCTCCGGAAGTCGCGGAACGCCACACGGGCTACAAGGTGGGCGGGACCTCCCCGCTCGGGACCAAGAAGCGGCTTTTGGTGTACGTCGAGGCCAGCATCGTGGAGCTGCCAGTCATCTACTTGAACGGCGGCAAGCGCGGCTTCCTGATCGAGATTGCGCCGTCGGAGCTGGAAAAGGCGCTCCGTCTGACGCGCGTGTCCGTCGCCACCTGA
- the uvrA gene encoding excinuclease ABC subunit UvrA: MELDHVLITGAREHNLKSVDVKIPKKKLVVLTGVSGSGKSSLAFDTLYAEGQRRYVESLSAYARQFLGRMDKPHYDTIRGLSPAVSIEQKSTNVNPRSTVGTITEIADYLRVLYARIGVQYCHQCGERVTPQTAEQIAKTLGAAKKGTRLVLLAPILVNRKGEHRELLEDMRRAGFVRLRVDGEIVDLGGLEALEKRKKHTVEAVVDRIVLGPDVASRLTESVEHALGLGEGTLIALSGEREQTFSEKTACTRCGISFPELTPQAFSFNSPQGMCGECNGLGTRMSIDPARLVPDESLTIDQGAVAPWGADVSSKTGWAHGFRAQLLRHLGIPMDKPWKKLTKKQRENMLWGTGDRTYTVRWKSRSGSGNLEVTWEGLVNRLMRRFAQTQSERAKRWYARFMGDAPCASCKGSRMRAESAAVRVGEQSLVDVSAMTVDQALEFFATLRLTGANKEIAEEVLKEIKSRLGFLAAVGLGYLSLDRAGPTLSGGESQRIRLASQVGSDLTGVIYILDEPSIGLHQRDNRRLLSTLERLRDIGNTVVVVEHDEDTIRAADHVIDFGPGAGVRGGKVVHAGTPKSLERCRGSLTGAYLAGREQVAIPNARREPSGFLEVYGARENNLAGIDVRFPLGVLTAVTGVSGAGKSTLVTDILYPALAEALTESTVRVGRHDKLTGIGAVDKVIDIDQRPIGRTPRSNPATYIKVFDEIRRFFAELPEARLHGYTPGRFSFNVKGGRCEACEGDGVRKIEMHFLSDVFVTCEECKGRRFNEATLRVRYKDRSIADVLELTVSEAIELFSAHPKVREPLTLLAEVGVDYLHLGQPSPTLSGGEAQRIKLARELSRRATGRTVYILDEPTTGLHFDDVKKLLEVLHRLVDAGNTVIVIEHNLDVIKTADYIVDLGPEGGPAGGELVASGTPEQVATVAASHTGQYLKSVLPEPKPPPRRKKR, from the coding sequence ATGGAGCTCGACCACGTTCTCATCACCGGTGCTCGAGAGCACAATCTCAAGAGCGTCGACGTAAAGATCCCGAAGAAGAAGCTGGTCGTGCTCACCGGCGTGAGCGGGTCGGGCAAGTCGTCGCTGGCCTTCGACACGCTCTACGCCGAGGGACAGCGCCGCTACGTGGAGTCGCTCTCGGCCTACGCGCGGCAGTTCCTGGGGCGCATGGACAAGCCCCACTACGACACCATTCGCGGACTCTCGCCCGCGGTGTCCATCGAGCAGAAGTCCACCAACGTGAACCCACGCTCCACGGTGGGAACCATCACCGAGATCGCGGATTACCTGCGGGTGCTGTACGCACGCATCGGTGTGCAGTACTGCCACCAGTGCGGCGAGCGCGTCACTCCACAGACGGCGGAGCAGATCGCCAAGACGCTGGGGGCGGCCAAGAAGGGCACGCGCCTGGTGCTGCTGGCGCCCATCCTGGTGAACCGCAAGGGCGAGCACCGGGAGCTGCTCGAAGACATGCGCCGAGCGGGCTTCGTGCGGCTGCGGGTGGACGGCGAGATCGTGGACCTCGGTGGTCTGGAGGCGCTGGAGAAGCGCAAGAAGCACACGGTGGAGGCCGTGGTCGATCGCATCGTGCTCGGTCCGGACGTGGCATCGCGGCTCACGGAGAGCGTGGAGCACGCCCTCGGGCTGGGGGAGGGGACGCTGATCGCCCTGTCTGGCGAGCGCGAGCAGACCTTCTCGGAGAAGACCGCCTGCACCCGCTGCGGGATCTCCTTCCCCGAGCTCACGCCCCAGGCGTTCTCCTTCAACAGCCCCCAAGGCATGTGCGGCGAATGCAACGGGCTCGGCACGCGCATGTCCATCGATCCTGCGCGGCTGGTGCCGGACGAGAGCCTGACCATCGACCAGGGCGCTGTCGCACCTTGGGGTGCGGACGTCTCGAGCAAGACGGGGTGGGCCCACGGGTTTCGCGCGCAGCTGCTTCGCCACCTGGGCATCCCCATGGACAAGCCGTGGAAGAAGCTCACCAAGAAGCAGCGCGAGAACATGCTGTGGGGCACGGGGGACCGGACCTACACCGTGCGCTGGAAGAGCCGCTCGGGCTCCGGCAACCTGGAGGTGACCTGGGAGGGGTTGGTGAACCGCTTGATGCGGCGCTTCGCCCAGACGCAGTCGGAGCGGGCCAAGCGCTGGTACGCACGCTTCATGGGGGACGCTCCCTGCGCTTCCTGCAAGGGCTCGCGCATGCGGGCCGAGAGCGCGGCGGTGCGCGTGGGCGAGCAGAGTCTGGTGGACGTGTCCGCCATGACCGTGGACCAGGCGCTGGAGTTCTTCGCCACGCTGCGGCTCACCGGTGCCAACAAGGAGATCGCCGAGGAGGTGCTGAAGGAGATCAAGAGTCGCCTCGGATTCCTCGCCGCCGTGGGGCTCGGATACCTGTCGCTGGATCGCGCCGGTCCCACCCTCTCGGGCGGGGAATCCCAGCGCATTCGCCTGGCGAGCCAGGTCGGCTCGGACCTCACCGGGGTGATCTACATCTTGGACGAGCCCAGCATCGGGCTGCACCAGCGAGACAATCGGCGGCTGCTCTCGACCCTCGAACGCTTGCGCGACATCGGCAACACCGTGGTGGTGGTGGAGCACGACGAGGACACCATTCGAGCGGCGGACCACGTGATCGATTTCGGGCCCGGCGCAGGAGTGCGCGGCGGCAAGGTGGTGCACGCCGGCACGCCCAAGAGCCTCGAGCGTTGCCGGGGCTCGCTCACCGGGGCGTACCTCGCCGGACGGGAGCAGGTGGCGATCCCGAACGCCCGCCGCGAGCCGAGCGGTTTTCTCGAGGTGTACGGCGCCCGGGAGAACAACCTCGCCGGTATCGACGTCCGTTTCCCCCTGGGTGTGCTCACGGCAGTGACTGGCGTGTCCGGCGCGGGCAAGTCCACGCTGGTGACGGACATCCTGTATCCGGCCCTTGCGGAAGCTCTGACCGAGAGCACGGTTCGCGTCGGGCGCCATGACAAGCTCACCGGCATCGGCGCCGTGGACAAGGTCATCGACATCGATCAGCGTCCGATCGGGCGCACGCCGCGCAGCAACCCCGCGACGTACATCAAGGTGTTCGACGAGATCCGGCGCTTCTTCGCCGAGCTGCCGGAAGCGCGGCTCCACGGCTACACGCCGGGACGCTTTTCCTTCAACGTGAAGGGCGGCCGCTGCGAAGCCTGCGAGGGAGACGGCGTTCGCAAGATCGAGATGCACTTCCTCTCGGACGTGTTCGTCACCTGCGAGGAGTGCAAGGGGCGCCGTTTCAACGAAGCGACGCTCAGGGTGCGCTACAAGGATCGCTCCATTGCGGACGTCCTGGAGCTGACGGTGTCCGAGGCGATCGAGCTGTTTTCGGCCCACCCCAAGGTGCGGGAGCCCCTGACGCTGCTGGCCGAGGTCGGCGTCGACTACCTGCACCTGGGGCAGCCGTCGCCCACGCTCTCCGGCGGCGAGGCGCAGCGCATCAAGCTGGCGCGGGAGCTGTCCCGTCGCGCGACGGGCCGCACGGTCTACATCTTGGACGAGCCCACCACCGGCCTTCACTTCGACGACGTGAAGAAGCTGCTCGAGGTGCTGCACCGCCTCGTGGACGCCGGCAACACGGTGATCGTCATCGAGCACAACCTGGACGTGATCAAGACGGCCGACTACATCGTGGATCTCGGGCCAGAGGGCGGGCCCGCCGGGGGCGAGCTCGTCGCCAGCGGTACGCCGGAACAGGTTGCGACCGTGGCGGCGTCCCACACCGGGCAATATTTGAAGAGCGTGCTGCCCGAACCGAAGCCTCCGCCACGGCGCAAGAAGCGATGA
- a CDS encoding peptidylprolyl isomerase, with amino-acid sequence MLKSSIALAVLLSLAAAGCKSEPTSEKASSLTPAKATETAPAEFKARFTTSKGPFTVEVHRDWAPQGADRFYNLVKLGFYDGTRFFRVVPGFVVQWGIHGDGNAVMQHWRGAGLPDDPVRQSNTEGTVTFAMAGKSSRTTQIFVNLADNSRLDEMGFATFGKVVDGMDVVKSLYSGYGQTPDQASIQSQGNAYLEREYPKLDYVKSAEITK; translated from the coding sequence ATGCTCAAGTCGTCCATCGCGCTCGCGGTGCTCCTGTCCCTCGCTGCCGCGGGCTGCAAGTCCGAGCCCACCAGCGAAAAGGCCAGCAGCCTCACACCGGCCAAGGCCACCGAGACGGCCCCCGCCGAGTTCAAGGCGCGCTTCACCACCTCCAAAGGACCATTCACGGTAGAGGTGCATCGCGACTGGGCTCCCCAAGGTGCCGACCGCTTCTACAACCTGGTGAAGCTCGGGTTCTACGACGGCACGCGCTTCTTTCGCGTGGTGCCAGGCTTCGTCGTGCAGTGGGGCATCCACGGCGACGGCAACGCGGTGATGCAGCACTGGCGGGGTGCAGGCCTGCCGGACGATCCCGTTCGTCAGTCCAACACCGAAGGCACCGTCACCTTCGCCATGGCCGGAAAGAGCTCGCGCACCACGCAGATCTTCGTCAACCTGGCCGACAACTCGCGCCTGGACGAAATGGGCTTCGCTACCTTCGGCAAGGTCGTGGACGGCATGGACGTGGTGAAGAGCCTGTACTCCGGCTACGGCCAGACGCCGGATCAGGCGAGCATCCAGAGCCAGGGCAACGCCTACCTCGAGCGAGAGTATCCGAAGCTCGACTACGTGAAGAGCGCCGAGATCACGAAGTAG
- a CDS encoding helix-turn-helix transcriptional regulator: MTDGLSERLAHNVRQLRQARGLTQQQMAKLSGLPRATWANLESGMANPTLGVLHAVAVALQVQLEELVASPRAEVKQFPKGSLPSRTRNSVTVSTLLPDAVPGTVVERIELPPSGRLTGVPHTVGTREYFACESGDIELTASGESYRLAPGDVVVFRGDQRHSYLNKGRRAAVGYSFVMITPPS; the protein is encoded by the coding sequence ATGACGGACGGGCTCTCGGAACGGTTGGCTCACAACGTCCGGCAGCTCCGCCAAGCTCGGGGGCTCACGCAGCAGCAGATGGCGAAGCTCTCCGGGCTGCCGCGGGCCACCTGGGCGAACCTCGAATCTGGAATGGCGAATCCCACGCTGGGCGTGCTGCACGCGGTGGCGGTCGCGCTTCAGGTTCAGCTCGAGGAGCTGGTGGCGTCGCCGCGCGCCGAGGTCAAGCAGTTCCCCAAGGGGAGCTTGCCGTCACGCACGCGAAACTCCGTCACGGTCAGCACGCTGTTGCCCGACGCCGTCCCCGGCACCGTGGTCGAGCGCATCGAGCTGCCGCCGTCCGGGCGCCTCACGGGGGTGCCGCACACCGTCGGCACTCGCGAGTACTTCGCGTGCGAGAGCGGCGACATCGAGCTCACTGCGTCCGGCGAGAGCTACCGCTTGGCGCCCGGCGACGTCGTCGTGTTCCGCGGAGACCAGCGCCACAGCTACCTGAACAAGGGGCGCCGCGCCGCCGTGGGCTACTCCTTCGTGATGATCACGCCGCCGAGCTAA
- a CDS encoding HAD hydrolase-like protein has translation MISINQPTVVLFDVDGTLIDCGGAGRRAMEATFRELDANTDALGFTFAGLTDRAIVRSGLRTLKRGDDDASIDGVIARYLEHLAAELPRSEGYRILAGVSELLGRLASIEGLVVGLGTGNVEPGARAKLRRGGLDRSFAFGGFGSDHEDRARLLEVGATRGAVALDVSRAACRVVVVGDTPRDVRAAHAIGAECVAVATGGYDQDALTNAGARRPLAALDAPEAFDAVVGAL, from the coding sequence ATGATTTCCATCAACCAGCCCACGGTCGTGCTGTTCGATGTCGACGGAACCCTGATCGACTGCGGGGGTGCCGGACGGCGCGCCATGGAGGCGACCTTTCGGGAGCTCGACGCGAACACCGACGCCCTGGGCTTCACCTTCGCAGGGCTGACGGACCGGGCCATCGTGCGCAGCGGCCTAAGGACCCTGAAGCGCGGCGACGACGACGCCAGCATCGACGGCGTCATCGCGCGCTACCTAGAGCACCTGGCGGCAGAGCTGCCGCGCTCCGAGGGCTATCGCATCCTCGCCGGAGTGAGCGAGCTCCTCGGTCGGCTGGCGAGCATCGAAGGCTTGGTCGTGGGCCTCGGCACCGGCAACGTGGAGCCCGGCGCCCGCGCGAAGCTTCGTCGCGGCGGGCTCGATCGCTCGTTCGCCTTCGGGGGCTTCGGCAGCGATCACGAAGACCGCGCTCGGCTCTTGGAGGTGGGCGCAACGCGCGGCGCCGTCGCCCTGGACGTGAGCCGCGCCGCCTGCCGCGTGGTGGTCGTGGGGGACACGCCGCGGGACGTGCGTGCCGCCCACGCCATCGGCGCCGAGTGCGTGGCGGTGGCCACGGGCGGCTACGACCAGGACGCGCTGACGAACGCCGGCGCACGGCGGCCCCTCGCGGCACTCGACGCTCCAGAGGCGTTCGACGCCGTCGTGGGCGCGCTTTGA
- a CDS encoding AAA family ATPase, which yields MTRDAALTVVLGGGGVGKTTTSAALGLARARLGRRVLVVTVDPARRLADALGVAIGIEACAIEVDGTTLHARMPDSRHSVDRFAEWLFEDPAARARVQDNGMYKELRNSLAGVHELISVAFVDHELGSGLYDEVVLDTAPSRHALEFLDYPARLGRMLEAKTLEWVASLARLAGVALDARPDDRGLLSWGKKRVGNLVSHLVGAEAIRDIAALFAEFVPVRERWLGLVRSVEQRMRADSTRYVIVSGTSGSSLDDAEYLLGELRDRSLSPSELLLNRAVDAPPAWLTALDDADSPVLARALDAYRAEYRARALQTRIARERLDDLGGARLPIRGLPSLRTSDPRMILTSLADALKG from the coding sequence GTGACTCGAGACGCGGCGCTCACGGTGGTGCTCGGCGGCGGCGGCGTGGGCAAGACCACGACCAGCGCCGCCCTGGGTCTGGCTCGCGCGCGCCTGGGCCGCCGGGTGCTGGTCGTCACGGTGGATCCCGCGCGGCGGCTGGCAGACGCCCTGGGCGTGGCGATCGGCATCGAGGCTTGCGCCATCGAGGTCGACGGCACCACTCTGCACGCCCGCATGCCGGACTCGCGCCACTCCGTGGATCGCTTCGCCGAGTGGCTGTTCGAGGATCCCGCCGCGCGGGCGCGAGTGCAGGACAACGGCATGTACAAGGAGCTCCGAAACTCCCTGGCCGGCGTGCACGAGCTCATCAGCGTGGCCTTCGTGGATCACGAGCTCGGCAGCGGTCTGTACGACGAGGTCGTGCTCGACACCGCGCCGTCACGCCATGCCCTGGAGTTCCTCGACTACCCGGCGCGCCTGGGCCGCATGCTGGAGGCCAAGACGTTGGAGTGGGTGGCGAGTCTCGCGCGGCTGGCCGGTGTGGCGCTCGACGCGCGGCCGGACGATCGCGGGCTCTTGTCTTGGGGAAAGAAGCGCGTGGGCAACCTGGTGAGCCACCTGGTGGGCGCTGAGGCCATCCGCGACATCGCCGCCCTGTTCGCGGAGTTCGTGCCGGTGCGGGAGCGCTGGCTCGGGCTGGTCCGCAGCGTGGAGCAGCGCATGCGCGCCGACTCCACGCGCTACGTGATCGTGAGCGGCACCAGCGGCTCCTCTTTGGACGACGCGGAGTACCTGCTCGGCGAGCTCCGAGATCGCTCGCTCTCGCCCAGTGAGCTCTTGCTCAATCGCGCCGTGGACGCCCCGCCGGCATGGCTCACGGCCCTCGACGACGCCGACAGCCCGGTGCTCGCCCGCGCGCTCGATGCCTACCGAGCGGAGTATCGCGCGCGCGCGCTGCAGACGCGCATCGCCCGGGAGCGCCTCGACGACCTCGGCGGCGCTCGACTCCCGATCCGCGGCTTGCCGTCCCTCCGCACCAGCGATCCGCGCATGATCCTCACGTCCTTGGCGGACGCCCTCAAGGGCTGA
- a CDS encoding caspase family protein: protein MRALVLVVLLLLTACSRERTREASAAAPSGFKVPAWASSATVAPSATVAPRASAAERPISTPEGALLAGERTYGVIAGVLSFGQPGVNGWSAEMRKDQELYDVLRARGVPAKNVELLLDQAATKDAILRALVNVAKRAPADATLFFYYAGHGSRDAEGKPYFIAYDQKLAVSSIAESINAHFSGKQLLLMADCCYSGTLASVADAVADAKKIPTVSLTSAEASNLSTVNWTFTQTVIDGLRGDGLMDDDSDRRVDLGELRARVASEMKYREKQRSGFHARGVSERAVLATAEPAERGTGPFAAGSYVLASWGKSERIAEVRRAGRKQSEVRFYLYNHSEDQTLDNAGVGPLRFRKYPKGAKLKVTWGGKLWDAVVLKTDGEFHYITYPGWPSYWDEWVMSDRISP, encoded by the coding sequence GTGCGTGCGCTCGTCCTCGTCGTGTTGCTGCTGCTGACCGCGTGCTCGCGGGAGAGGACGCGCGAGGCGTCCGCGGCGGCGCCGTCCGGGTTCAAGGTGCCGGCGTGGGCGTCTTCCGCGACGGTCGCTCCGTCCGCGACGGTCGCGCCGCGAGCTTCCGCGGCGGAACGACCCATCTCGACACCAGAAGGAGCGTTGCTTGCGGGGGAGCGGACCTACGGCGTGATCGCCGGGGTGCTCAGCTTCGGCCAGCCGGGAGTCAATGGTTGGTCGGCGGAGATGCGAAAGGACCAGGAGCTCTACGACGTGTTGCGTGCGCGCGGCGTGCCCGCGAAGAACGTCGAGCTCTTGCTCGACCAGGCGGCCACCAAGGACGCCATCTTGCGAGCGTTGGTGAACGTGGCGAAGCGCGCGCCGGCGGACGCGACGTTGTTCTTCTACTACGCGGGGCACGGCTCGAGGGACGCCGAGGGCAAGCCGTATTTCATCGCCTACGATCAGAAGCTCGCGGTGTCGTCGATCGCCGAGTCCATCAACGCGCACTTCTCCGGCAAGCAGCTGCTGTTGATGGCGGATTGCTGCTACTCGGGAACGCTCGCCAGCGTGGCGGACGCCGTGGCGGACGCAAAGAAGATCCCCACCGTCAGCCTGACCTCGGCGGAAGCCTCGAATCTCTCGACGGTGAACTGGACCTTCACGCAGACGGTGATCGACGGCCTCCGGGGGGATGGCCTGATGGACGACGACTCGGATCGGCGGGTGGATCTCGGCGAGCTCCGTGCCCGCGTCGCGAGCGAGATGAAGTATCGCGAGAAGCAGCGCTCGGGCTTTCACGCGCGGGGCGTCTCCGAGCGCGCCGTGCTGGCCACGGCGGAGCCGGCAGAGCGGGGCACGGGCCCCTTTGCGGCGGGCAGCTACGTGCTCGCGTCCTGGGGCAAGAGCGAGCGCATCGCGGAGGTGCGCCGCGCGGGGCGAAAGCAGAGTGAGGTGCGCTTTTATCTCTACAACCACTCGGAGGATCAGACGCTGGACAACGCTGGCGTCGGCCCCTTGCGCTTTCGCAAATATCCCAAGGGAGCAAAGCTGAAGGTCACCTGGGGCGGCAAGCTGTGGGACGCCGTGGTGCTGAAGACCGACGGCGAGTTCCACTACATCACCTATCCGGGATGGCCCTCGTACTGGGACGAGTGGGTGATGAGCGATCGCATCAGCCCTTGA
- a CDS encoding UbiA prenyltransferase family protein → MSSVTRLAREGTRYLGALVRGRAPQLGLSSREFAWAVLSALRPHFFVFPAGAVLAGAASAEQLEAPTHVALASLAAGLGWGVGQLINDLLDVEADRVDAPHRPAPRGLLPEGPTTAIAMLLGVFVAIVTLGAHAAALWLVIAATLLLLAYQPAKAHPGLGNLAHGALIGTAAVIGRAAALPSVPLGSSLSAVLPTALACAAVAALYLQANYEKDRVGDAKAGYHTLAHVLGVRGSAIARGLGALSFTAITVHLGIVRGPTALVLLALALAASLGSSVFSAIRGTESASLASYRWACHGTAAAMLALAAPLLGAFGSFGALIVAVTLTERAFARVENP, encoded by the coding sequence GTGAGCTCCGTGACGCGGCTCGCGCGGGAAGGAACGCGCTATCTCGGCGCGCTAGTCCGTGGGCGCGCGCCCCAGCTCGGTCTTTCGTCCCGCGAGTTTGCCTGGGCGGTGTTGTCGGCGCTGCGGCCGCACTTCTTCGTGTTCCCCGCCGGGGCCGTGCTCGCCGGAGCCGCCAGTGCCGAGCAGCTGGAAGCGCCCACCCACGTCGCCCTCGCTTCGCTGGCAGCCGGCCTCGGCTGGGGCGTGGGGCAGCTGATCAACGATCTGCTCGACGTCGAAGCGGATCGAGTGGACGCGCCGCACCGGCCGGCACCACGGGGTTTGTTGCCGGAGGGGCCGACCACTGCCATCGCGATGCTGCTCGGTGTGTTCGTGGCGATCGTCACCCTCGGCGCGCACGCTGCGGCGCTCTGGCTCGTGATCGCTGCGACGCTGCTGCTCCTCGCTTATCAGCCGGCGAAGGCGCACCCAGGACTCGGAAACCTCGCGCACGGCGCGCTGATCGGCACCGCCGCGGTGATCGGTCGCGCCGCGGCATTGCCCAGCGTTCCGCTCGGAAGCTCACTGTCCGCGGTGCTGCCCACGGCGCTCGCGTGTGCCGCCGTCGCTGCGCTGTACCTGCAGGCCAACTACGAGAAGGATCGCGTCGGCGACGCCAAGGCGGGATACCACACGTTGGCCCACGTTCTGGGTGTGCGCGGAAGCGCCATCGCGCGGGGGCTCGGCGCGCTGTCCTTCACGGCCATCACGGTGCATCTCGGCATCGTGCGCGGCCCCACGGCGCTCGTCCTGCTCGCCCTGGCGCTCGCGGCGTCTTTGGGCTCGTCGGTGTTCTCCGCGATCCGAGGAACGGAGAGCGCGTCCCTCGCCAGCTATCGCTGGGCGTGTCATGGCACGGCCGCCGCGATGTTGGCGCTGGCGGCACCGCTATTGGGCGCGTTTGGCTCCTTTGGCGCGCTGATCGTCGCCGTCACGCTCACCGAGCGCGCGTTCGCCCGCGTCGAGAATCCCTGA